TTCCAGCCGCACGCTCTCCTCCCAGCTGTGGCGCTCGTCGTCGTCGGCCATGTCGTAGCGGAGGGTGACCAGATCGCCCACGATCTCCACCACGGTGGCCTGCTCGATCCAGCGCTGCTGATCCCGCAGGAACACCCACACCGGGCGTTTCTCGCTGCAGAACTGATCCAGCTTGCGGTGCAACATCACCCTCCCGGCCAGCGCCGGACGAGGCCGGGTCAGGCCCGGTTGGCTTCGATCCTAGAGATGATGCACGGGACACTTTCATGCGGCGGCCACGCCGCCTTTCGCCGGTGAGCACCACGTCCTCCCCTGCACCGGCCACGGCGGGCAGCCCCGCCGTTCCGGGCCCGGTGGCCAGTCATGAGGCGATCCGGCTGCAGCTGCGCAGCTGGCCGGAGGTGGAGGCCTATCTGGAGCGCTGCAAGGGGGTGATCGTGCCGCTCGGCTCCACCGAACAGCACGGGCCCACCGGCGCCATCGGCACCGACGCCCTCACCGCCGAAGCGGTGGCGCTCGAGGTGGGACGCCGAACCGGCGTGCTGGTGACGCCCGCGCAGGCCTTCGGCATGGCGGAGCACCACCTGGCCTTCCCCGGCACGATCAGCCTCCAACCCGCCACCCTGCTGGCCGTCCTGCATGACGTGGTGCTGTCGCTGGCACGGCATGGCTTCCAGCGCATCTTCGTGATCAATGGGCATGGCGGCAACATCGCCACGGCGCGGGCCGCCTTCGCCCAGGCCTACGGCACCGCCGCCGCCCGCGGGCTGCCCCATGCCACCGAGCTGCGTTGCCGGCTGGCCAACTGGTTCATGGCGGGGCCGGTGATGCGGCAGGCCCGGGAGCTCTATGGCGATCGTGAAGGGCACCACGCCACCCCCAGCGAAATCGCCCTCACCCTGCACCTGGAGCCCAGCCTGATCGCCCTGCAGCGCCCCTTGCCGGAAGCGGCGCCGGCGGGCCCGATCCACGGGCCAGAGGATTTCCGCCGCCGCCACCCCGATGGGCGCATGGGCTCCGATCCCTTCCTGGCCACCGCCGCCCATGGCGCGGCCATCCTCGATCAGGCCGCCAGCGCGCTCACCGCCGATCTCGAAGCCTTCCTCAGCGACGGGGAACCGGCTGACTGAACGGGTGGGCGCAGGCTAGGTTCGGCCTCAGATGTGAGCTCCGGTGCGATGAGCAGGATCGACAGTGACGACGTGCGCAAGGTGGCCAAACTGGCCCGCCTGGAGCTGCCTGAAGAGAAGATCGCCACTTACACCAGCCAGCTGGAGCGCATCCTCGATTACGTCGCCCATCTTGAGCAGGTGGACACCGAGGGCGTGCCAGCCACCACCCGCGCGGTGGAAGTGGTGAACGTTACCCGCGAAGACCGGGTGGATCCCACTGCCGTACGCGAGGAACTGCTGGGGTTGGCGCCGCAGCGCCAGGGCGATTTCTTCCGGGTGCCGAAAATCCTGGCCGATTAGCTTCTTTCGCTCAGCTCACCGTGGAGCGGGGCACAGGGGAAACGGCGGTGCGGTGCAGCAGCGCCAGCACATGACGGCGGGCACGGGGGCTGGGGAAGAGCGCGGCGATCGGGCGCAGGCGACTGCGGCGGCGCTTGTGGCTGCGGATGCCGCAGAAGATGTCGTAGAGGAAATTGATGCCGTCGTGGCGGGTTTCAAACAACCCCAGCCGCTGCGGTGAGCCTTTGGATTCGAGCAGATCCTGGGTGGCGCGGTAGGCGTCCTGATACTCGAACCAGGGAATCGAGGGCCAGAGATGGTGAACAAGGTGATAGTTCTGGCCCATGATCAGCCAGTTCATCACGCGACTGGGATACACCCGGGCGTTCTGCCAGCGGTTGCGCGAAAGGAAGGGGCGGTGAGGCAGATAGTCGAAGAAGAGGCCCAGTGTGACACCCACCATCAGAGCCGAAGCGAACCAGACGTTGAGCACGAACGGCAGGAAGTTGAAGCGGATTGAAGCAGCCACGATCGTGAAGAACAGGGCCCGGGCCAGACCCCACTCGAGCAACTCCCAGCGCCGCCAGAGGCGATGGCGGAAGAAGAACACTTCGTGATAGAAGAAGCGCGGCGCAATCAACCACAGCGGCCCGAACGTGGACACGATGTGGTCGGGGTCGCGCTTGGGATCGTTCACATGGGCGTGATGCTGAAGGTGCACCCGCGTGAACACCGGAAAGCTGAAGCCCAGAAGCAGCGCCGCGCCGTGGCCCATCACCGCATTCCAGAAGCGGTTGGGATGGGCGGCGTTGTGGCAGGCATCGTGGATCACCGTGCCCTCCAGGTGGAGCGCAAGGAAACCGAGCAGCAGCAGCACCGGCAACGACCAGTTGCCCACGAACCAGCCCCAGATGCAGAGCCCGGCCAGGGCGTAGCCCGCCAGAAACAGACCCACCGTGGGATTCCACGGCTCCGGCGGGTCGAGATACATCTTCGGCACCGACTGCCGCACAGGAGCCGTGCTGGC
This genomic window from Synechococcus sp. MW101C3 contains:
- a CDS encoding DUF6679 family protein; this translates as MLHRKLDQFCSEKRPVWVFLRDQQRWIEQATVVEIVGDLVTLRYDMADDDERHSWEESVRLESIGAVSTRLASFSRSGSAEDLETADDCPESERLHSQG
- a CDS encoding creatininase family protein, giving the protein MSTTSSPAPATAGSPAVPGPVASHEAIRLQLRSWPEVEAYLERCKGVIVPLGSTEQHGPTGAIGTDALTAEAVALEVGRRTGVLVTPAQAFGMAEHHLAFPGTISLQPATLLAVLHDVVLSLARHGFQRIFVINGHGGNIATARAAFAQAYGTAAARGLPHATELRCRLANWFMAGPVMRQARELYGDREGHHATPSEIALTLHLEPSLIALQRPLPEAAPAGPIHGPEDFRRRHPDGRMGSDPFLATAAHGAAILDQAASALTADLEAFLSDGEPAD
- the gatC gene encoding Asp-tRNA(Asn)/Glu-tRNA(Gln) amidotransferase subunit GatC; amino-acid sequence: MSRIDSDDVRKVAKLARLELPEEKIATYTSQLERILDYVAHLEQVDTEGVPATTRAVEVVNVTREDRVDPTAVREELLGLAPQRQGDFFRVPKILAD
- the crtR gene encoding beta-carotene hydroxylase; the protein is MTQALALPPEQHAASASTAPVRQSVPKMYLDPPEPWNPTVGLFLAGYALAGLCIWGWFVGNWSLPVLLLLGFLALHLEGTVIHDACHNAAHPNRFWNAVMGHGAALLLGFSFPVFTRVHLQHHAHVNDPKRDPDHIVSTFGPLWLIAPRFFYHEVFFFRHRLWRRWELLEWGLARALFFTIVAASIRFNFLPFVLNVWFASALMVGVTLGLFFDYLPHRPFLSRNRWQNARVYPSRVMNWLIMGQNYHLVHHLWPSIPWFEYQDAYRATQDLLESKGSPQRLGLFETRHDGINFLYDIFCGIRSHKRRRSRLRPIAALFPSPRARRHVLALLHRTAVSPVPRSTVS